DNA from Thermococcus argininiproducens:
TGAACCTACGTTTCTTGATGAATACCTGCAGGCTTTAATAGAGTTAGAGCTTTTAGTGGAAGACCCTAGAACAGACTTAGTTCTTCATGAAATTGGAAAGTTAGATAATGTTTTAGGAATTTACAAAAAAACTGGAGAGTTTCAAATCCTAATACGAGCCAATTTTAAGAATATGGACGAGCTAAAAGAATTTTTGAACCTCCTTTCTAGAAGATACCTACGCAAAAATCTACGCCGTTGGCGAGTCACAATTGTACTGGAAGTTCTCAAGGATGGAGGCATATCTCTCTCCAAGGAAAATCAGAGAAAAAACAACCGGTGATTAAATATGCTTCTCGTGGTCAAGAAAGGTAGAAAAGAAAGCGAGCTTGAAGCCTACTATATAGAAAATGAACCTGAAAAACTTTCCAAAATCCAAAATCTGAAGGCCGAACGTATTTTTAGACTTATAATGAGAGATAAACGGCTTTTTAAGGTTCTAGAAGGAAGTAAGTATCAGAACCCAAAAGAGATCGAAAAAATGCTAAAAAGTGCGAGAATAGTCCTCACTTCAGAGGCCTGGGACAAATGGAACGAATACTTCAAAGTAAGACTTCAGAATAAGAAAGTAGAAAAAGCTGACCTTTGTAGACTCTGTCTTTTGAATGGGAAAATTACTACACTAACGGAGGGAAATAGAGTAAAATATCATAAGGAATATATTTGTCAGCAGTGTGCTGAAGAAGAATTAAAAAACGAGCTTAGATATAGATTCAGAAGCATTGGAATGTTTGACCAAGCTAAGAAACTTCTTGAAAGATTTAAAGACCTCGATAAGGTACTCGTTGTTTTTGACCCTCGGTTTGATCCAACAAAAAACCCAGAAGTTACAAAGTGGGATGAATTAAAACCAAAGAGGATTAAAGTGCGAGAAGTCTCTATAGATGAACTCCCAATTCCAGCCAAATTCAAACAAATATTAAAGAAAGAAGGAGTTGATAAACTCCTTCCAGTCCAAGCACTAGCTTTGCAACATGGTCTTCTTGATGGTGAAAGTTTATTAGTGGTCTCCGCAACTGCAAGTGGAAAAACTCTAATAGGAGAACTCGCTGGTGTTCCAAAAGCAATGAGTGGGAAAAAGCTTCTTTTTCTTGTTCCACTTGTAGCCCTAGCCAACCAGAAATATGAAGACTTTAAAAGAAGATATTCTAAACTCGGGCTCAAAGTAGCTATAAGGGTTGGAATGAGCAGAATAAAAACAAAGGATGAACTTGTAGTGGTAGACACAGGCATAGAGGCAGACATAATTGTTGGAACTTATGAAGGAGTTGATTATCTTCTTAGGGCAGGAAGAAAAATTGGAAATGTTGGAACGATTGTAATAGATGAAATCCACATGCTCGATGATGAAGAACGAGGAGTACGGCTTGACGGTCTTGTTGCAAGGCTCAGGAAACTATATCCAAATGCCCAATTTATTGGCCTTAGTGCTACTGTTGGAAATGCAAATGAACTCGCAAATGAACTAGGGCTGAAATTAGTGCTTTATGACGCAAGACCTGTCGCATTAGAGAGACACGTCATCATAACAAGAAACGAGAGCGAAAAATGGAGATACATAGCCCAGTTATGCAAGGCAGAGAGTATGAGAAAATCTCCTCAAGGATTTAAAGGACAGAGCATAGTTTTTACTTATTCAAGAAAGAGGTGCCAGGAATTGGCAGCATTTTTAACCAGTAGGGGGCTCAAGGCCAAGCCATACCACAGTGGTCTACCCTATTACCAAAGAAAGCTAACTGAAATGGAATTCCAGGGACAAATGCTTGATGTTGTAGTAACTACAGCAGCATTAGGGGCAGGAGTTGACTTTCCAGCATCGCAGGTTATCTTTGAAAGCCTCGCAATGGGCAACAAATGGCTTTCTGTTAGAGAATTCCACCAGATGCTCGGAAGGGCAGGAAGACCTTTGTACCATGAAAAGGGCAAGGTTTACCTTATAGTTGAACCTGGAAGGAAGTATTCTACTCAAATGGAGAGTAGTGAAGATGAAATAGCTTTTAAGCTTTTAACGGCCCCAATTGAGCCAGTCTATGTAGAATGGAGTGATGAACTTGAACAAGATCAGGTTTTAGCCCATTCATCCGTATTCTCCTATTTAGATGACATAGAAAAAGTGCAAACTCTTTGCTTGGGAGCAAACCAAAATGCTGAAAAAGTCTTAGAGAAACTTGAGGAGTTTGAATTTGTTAGATTGAAAGGTAAGCTTGTTCAAGTAACTCCTTATGGAAGAGCCGTTAGCATGAGCTTCCTCCTTCCAAAAGAAGCCCAGTTTATCAGAAGAAATCTCTTTAAAAAGCATCCGAAAGAAATTGCAATCAAGCTCTTGCCCTTTGAGAACGTTTATCTAGGCGGAACATTCCAGAGAGAGCTCGAAAGTGCTGTGAGAGGAAGACTAAGTAGCAACATCTTCTCACCCAGTTTTGCTTCCATACTGGAAGAACTTGAAAAAGTTTTACCAGAGGTTAGTCCCAATGTTCAGGATAAACTATTCCTAATATATCAAGACTTCTTCATGTGTGAAGCGGAAGAGTGTACAGAGTATGCTATGGAAAGAGTTTCTTCCCTTGTGATAGAACTCCGCCGACAGGGAATGCACCCCACTCAAATAGCCGAATACTTCAGAAAGCAATATTCTCTGATACTTTACCCTGGAGATGTTTTTACTTGGCTCGACGGCATAATAAGGAAGCTCGAAGCCATTGAGAGGATAGCAAAGGTGTTCAGGGCAAAGAAGGCAGAGTTTGAGGCAACTCTCTTGAGAAGAGAGCTTGAAGAAGGAAGAAAACTAAGAAAAGACTAACTCACGATCTGAAGGATCATCTGGGCCGGATCTCTAATTGCTGGTCCAAGTCCTAAGACATAAACAGCCAAATACCAAAACCTCCTCTCCTCTTCATCTGGGACAAGATATCTCAGACCATAATAAACTACCACAAGAATGAACACTATCCACGGATAATAAATAAATGCCCCAAACTTTTGAACCAAGATATTCTCCAGCCAGTGTACTTCTCTATAACCATAATAGTGGATTGCGACAATTGTAGAGCCTATATCAAAGATGTGAGCAAACACTGGGAAAAGATATATCTTTTCAAAGGGTTTGAATCTGTAATACCCCAAAATCGGCAGTAAAAAGACTATTGTATAAAATACCGTTAGCTCATACGGCATCCAACTTTTAGCATTGATTATAAGAAGATAGTTAACATAAAGGGCCAGCAAAGAACCCCATCCTATTGTTATTTTCGGATATGTCTTTAGTTTCGAATCAGCAAAGATCGCAGGCACAATTAAAATAAATGCTGTGAAAAATATTCCAGGAGTCAAAATAAGAGGATGTGGTTTTAGAATCCCTCCATCTACAAGGGCCCTAACAGTAGAACCAAATATCACCATCGGGGTAACAGCATAGAAGAGTCTTTCATCCACTCTTATCTTTAGTGGTCTTATTATCCATTTGTAAGTATAGATAATTGCGAATCCTAAAACAAGGGCATAAACAAGAGTGTTATATGGATTGTATCCCTCTCTCGTGTACATTGGTCTTACAAAATATTCCCATATGAATCTTTCAACTGATTCCATCTTACTCCCCAAAAGCCCTCTTTCTAATTCCTTAAATTTTTTTCTACTCCAAAATGAAAAAGCTAATAAGGTATGTATTGCAAATATCTGTTCTGAGGTGATGTGAAATGATGGGGGTACCCATGAGGGCTCCTTTTATGTCGGGACTTTTTGCTGCAATGGGATTCATGGCAGTGATAGTGATATTGATCGCTCTCGTGATTGCAGGGTTCTTCTTGATGCTTGGAGCCAAATTTGCTGGAATAGAGGATGTAACACTTGGAAAATCCATGATAGCAGTAGTCGGTGGGGGAATTTTAGCCCTGCTTATAGTATGGGTACCTATCATAGGGTGGATACTAGGAATACTAGTGTATATTTGGGTCATAAAAACAGTGTTTAACACAGATTGGGGAAAAGCAGCAATAGCTTGGCTCATGACAATAGTAGTTAGAAATAATAGTAATGTTTGCTTTTATGATACTCTTGGGCATTAGCGTTGCAGTTTTTTGATTCTTTAATTTTACTCTAAGTAAAATAAAAAAAGAAAAGTCAGGTGTTTTTCTTATGTCTGTATTCGTATGCTATGCCGCCGTCGATTATGACATAAATGTCCTCTCCACCTTCTGTGTAATGGAGAATTGGTTTATCTAAAAGATCAAAAGTTTTCTTCAGATCATCTTTTGTAGCTAAGATAACTCTCCTCTCTACTTCAACAGGAGCTCCTTCTGTAATGTAGGGAGCTAGATCCTTAAATTCATTCTTTGGCCTTTGGCTTTTAATAGTATACACGCCTCCTATCAAGGGGGTCAAGAACAAAAGGGCCAACAATGGCATGACCTTCTTCGCAGTATCAGCATACATTGTTACACCATATTTACTAATTCTTGTTCTTTGGGTCTGTCTCTCTATTATTGATTTTTGAACACTCTCTTTTTCATTTGTAAAATAGTACAACCCAATCCCAGTATCCTTAACTAATGTAGATATATGTTCAAAGTTTTCATTTATCTCCTTTCCAAAGGCTTTACCTTGAACATGAACACTTGTTGTGAATACTATCTTCCTATTCAATCTTTTTAACCCAAGCTGGTCCATTATTTCGGCCGTTCTCCTATCAAGTTTAGTTAAGTTCAAATTGTACTCGACAATGAATTTACCATCTTCTAGTTCTCCGGAGTCTTCGAACAGCGTGTCCTCCCAAAGAACAATTTCTTCACTACCTCGCTTCACACTGTATTTCACTATTCCCCAAGTCCGATACGTACCCTTTATTTCCGTCATTGGAGTAAATCGATAACTGTAAGTTAAAACAAATCTTTCAACCAGCGGAATTGGATATTCTGCTCTTCTGAGGCTTTCTCCATATAAGGTGTTATTTTTCAAAATAGCCACATGAATCAACTCGCCCTCTTGAGTGTATTTTCCAAGCACACTCTGAGTAGTTACTGTCGAACTAACCCCCAAAAGTTTCACTGAGTAAAATGCAAAAAATAGGAAGAGCACTAGTGATATGGCTAGAACCTCTCTCCTAGTTACCAATTTTTTTAAGTTTTCTACATTAATCACACTTTTAATATCCATCTAAATTTCCTCCACTACTTCAACAACATTTTTTGTTAGATCCTCCACAATCATGTTCACAGTTTCCGTCGTCTTCACAATTCACATCAGCTACAACAGTAATATTGTTGCTTGTAATATCGTATCCTACAATTTTCGCACCCTCGTTTAAGGGGTAAGTTCCACAAGTTGTAAATTCCCATTTTCCACCATGTCCAGTTTCTACCCATCTTGTAGAGATGGTTATATTCATATGGGCACTCTCTCCTGGACCCAGCTCGACATTCCATTCCAAGTGATCTGACTTTCCATGTCTAGTAAACGCATAAGTACCTTTACTTGCACTTGTTCTGTTTAGATCTACATTGAACTCCCCTGGGATAACATCCTTTATAGTCAAGTTCCTTGGAATTCCAGAATTGTTTACAATTATCTGGAATACCCATTCCTGATACGTTTTTAGTGGGATTCCCGTAGTGTTTCCACTTAAAAGAACCTTTCTAATCGTTGGACCGCTTAGAATTATCACTCTTATTGAGCAGGCTTCTATAACAGCATCCCCACCGTTCCATCTGGCATAGATGGTAACCGGTACTATGTAAGTACCCGGATCAGCGGTACCTACTGTTATGTTTCCCAAGAACGTGTAGTATTGTTGAGAATCTATTGGTTTCTCCACACCATTTTCACTCTCGATCCACATTTCTGCTCCCGTGGGAAGGTCCGAATAATCCGGATCAAGCCAGATCCA
Protein-coding regions in this window:
- a CDS encoding Lrp/AsnC family transcriptional regulator, encoding MAGIDEIDKKLLIELRKNGRATLTELSKKLGLSVASVKNRVDKLERLGAIKGYSTLVEPTFLDEYLQALIELELLVEDPRTDLVLHEIGKLDNVLGIYKKTGEFQILIRANFKNMDELKEFLNLLSRRYLRKNLRRWRVTIVLEVLKDGGISLSKENQRKNNR
- a CDS encoding DEAD/DEAH box helicase codes for the protein MLLVVKKGRKESELEAYYIENEPEKLSKIQNLKAERIFRLIMRDKRLFKVLEGSKYQNPKEIEKMLKSARIVLTSEAWDKWNEYFKVRLQNKKVEKADLCRLCLLNGKITTLTEGNRVKYHKEYICQQCAEEELKNELRYRFRSIGMFDQAKKLLERFKDLDKVLVVFDPRFDPTKNPEVTKWDELKPKRIKVREVSIDELPIPAKFKQILKKEGVDKLLPVQALALQHGLLDGESLLVVSATASGKTLIGELAGVPKAMSGKKLLFLVPLVALANQKYEDFKRRYSKLGLKVAIRVGMSRIKTKDELVVVDTGIEADIIVGTYEGVDYLLRAGRKIGNVGTIVIDEIHMLDDEERGVRLDGLVARLRKLYPNAQFIGLSATVGNANELANELGLKLVLYDARPVALERHVIITRNESEKWRYIAQLCKAESMRKSPQGFKGQSIVFTYSRKRCQELAAFLTSRGLKAKPYHSGLPYYQRKLTEMEFQGQMLDVVVTTAALGAGVDFPASQVIFESLAMGNKWLSVREFHQMLGRAGRPLYHEKGKVYLIVEPGRKYSTQMESSEDEIAFKLLTAPIEPVYVEWSDELEQDQVLAHSSVFSYLDDIEKVQTLCLGANQNAEKVLEKLEEFEFVRLKGKLVQVTPYGRAVSMSFLLPKEAQFIRRNLFKKHPKEIAIKLLPFENVYLGGTFQRELESAVRGRLSSNIFSPSFASILEELEKVLPEVSPNVQDKLFLIYQDFFMCEAEECTEYAMERVSSLVIELRRQGMHPTQIAEYFRKQYSLILYPGDVFTWLDGIIRKLEAIERIAKVFRAKKAEFEATLLRRELEEGRKLRKD
- a CDS encoding DUF63 family protein; this translates as MESVERFIWEYFVRPMYTREGYNPYNTLVYALVLGFAIIYTYKWIIRPLKIRVDERLFYAVTPMVIFGSTVRALVDGGILKPHPLILTPGIFFTAFILIVPAIFADSKLKTYPKITIGWGSLLALYVNYLLIINAKSWMPYELTVFYTIVFLLPILGYYRFKPFEKIYLFPVFAHIFDIGSTIVAIHYYGYREVHWLENILVQKFGAFIYYPWIVFILVVVYYGLRYLVPDEEERRFWYLAVYVLGLGPAIRDPAQMILQIVS
- a CDS encoding DUF5305 family protein, whose amino-acid sequence is MVTRREVLAISLVLFLFFAFYSVKLLGVSSTVTTQSVLGKYTQEGELIHVAILKNNTLYGESLRRAEYPIPLVERFVLTYSYRFTPMTEIKGTYRTWGIVKYSVKRGSEEIVLWEDTLFEDSGELEDGKFIVEYNLNLTKLDRRTAEIMDQLGLKRLNRKIVFTTSVHVQGKAFGKEINENFEHISTLVKDTGIGLYYFTNEKESVQKSIIERQTQRTRISKYGVTMYADTAKKVMPLLALLFLTPLIGGVYTIKSQRPKNEFKDLAPYITEGAPVEVERRVILATKDDLKKTFDLLDKPILHYTEGGEDIYVIIDGGIAYEYRHKKNT
- a CDS encoding DUF4139 domain-containing protein, coding for MKKIIPVILMLLLSSLIVIGSSGTFVYFNTEREVKVAVVPHDEEYISFMCYDGYAATVVVDQNSQVEFDALTIGNYLNELERVWIWLDPDYSDLPTGAEMWIESENGVEKPIDSQQYYTFLGNITVGTADPGTYIVPVTIYARWNGGDAVIEACSIRVIILSGPTIRKVLLSGNTTGIPLKTYQEWVFQIIVNNSGIPRNLTIKDVIPGEFNVDLNRTSASKGTYAFTRHGKSDHLEWNVELGPGESAHMNITISTRWVETGHGGKWEFTTCGTYPLNEGAKIVGYDITSNNITVVADVNCEDDGNCEHDCGGSNKKCC